One window of the Cryptomeria japonica chromosome 7, Sugi_1.0, whole genome shotgun sequence genome contains the following:
- the LOC131051616 gene encoding probable glutathione S-transferase — MEQVKVLSAWFSPFGMRVLIALEEIGVKYDYLEEALPNKSELLLQMNPVHKKVPVLIHNNQPICESLIILQYIDETWDSKQVSPFDRALALFWADFADKKFFDSGIRIVKSKDEAQEQAKRDLLENLQFLEGALKEMSAGGSLPFFGGKVFGFVDIALAPYVSWFHIFETIGNFKIPFETEYPLLDAWSKRCMKRESVKKILPSSDRLLDRIFQIRKRFVVD, encoded by the exons ATGGAGCAAGTGAAGGTGCTGAGCGCTTGGTTCAGTCCATTCGGCATGCGCGTCTTGATTGCCCTGGAAGAAATTGGCGTGAAATATGATTATCTAGAAGAGGCGCTACCCAATAAGAGCGAGCTGCTCCTGCAAATGAATCCTGTGCACAAGAAAGTACCTGTCCTCATTCACAATAACCAGCCCATATGCGAGTCTCTCATAATTCTCCAGTACATTGACGAGACATGGGACTCCAAGCAGGTTTCACCATTTGATCGTGCCCTTGCCCTTTTCTGGGCTGATTTCGCTGATAAGAAG TTTTTTGACTCGGGTATTCGTATAGTGAAATCGAAAGATGAGGCTCAAGAGCAGGCCAAGCGTGACTTACTGGAGAACCTCCAATTTCTAGAAGGTGCGTTGAAAGAAATGTCAGCGGGAGGATCCCTGCCCTTTTTTGGAGGGAAGGTTTTTGGGTTCGTGGATATTGCCTTAGCCCCCTATGTGTCCTGGTTCCATATTTTTGAAACTATTGGGAATTTCAAGATACCGTTTGAAACTGAATATCCATTACTTGATGCATGGAGTAAGAGATGTATGAAGAGGGAGAGCGTCAAGAAAATTCTTCCCTCCTCTGATCGGCTTCTAGACAGGATCTTCCAAATCAGGAAGCGATTTGTGGTAGATTAA